One genomic region from Buteo buteo chromosome 12, bButBut1.hap1.1, whole genome shotgun sequence encodes:
- the LETM2 gene encoding LETM1 domain-containing protein LETM2, mitochondrial isoform X3: MVWRLLHGQILTRRERRRLLRTCADLFRLVPFLVFVIVPFMEFLLPVFLKLFPEMLPSTFETESKKEEKQKKKLNAKLELAKFLQETVAEMAKRNKADTGQGKQFSSYVHQIRHTGHQPSTQEIVRFSKLFEDELTLEHLERPQLVALCKLLELQPIGTNNLLRFQLLLRLRTIKADDEMIAKEGVSGLSVSELQSACRARGMRSLGLSEEQLKEQLRQWLDLHLKENVPPSLLLLSRALYLIDIKPQSVPVPQNKIGETAEIMTSVLKGQETLVDPAPIVQGRKNEEFVSQPTEKLPVSEVSVKPPPRETKMEASQSSKAGANGV; the protein is encoded by the exons ATGGTGTGGAGGCTGTTACATGGTCAGATCCTCACTAGGAGGGAGAGACGAAGG TTGCTGAGAACTTGCGCAGATCTCTTCCGGCTGGTGCCCTTCCTGGTGTTTGTCATTGTCCCCTTCATGGAATTTCTGTTACCTGTGTTCTTGAAACTCTTCCCTGAAATGCTGCCCTCGACGTTTGAGACAGAGTCAAAAAAG gaagaaaagcagaaaaagaaattaaatgcaaagctGGAATTAGCAAAGTTCCTGCAGGAGACCGTTGCAGAGATGGCCAAAAGGAACAAAGCAGACACAGGACAAGGAAAACAATTCTCTTCTTACGTGCACCAG ATTCGTCACACCGGCCATCAGCCCAGTACCCAGGAGATCGTACGCTTCTCCAAGCTCTTTGAGGATGAGCTGACCCTGGAACACTTGGAACGGCCACAGTTGGTAGCTCTTTGCAAATTGCTTGAGCTGCAGCCCATTGGCACCAACAATCTGCTCcgctttcagctgctgctgagactCAGAACTATCAAGGCAGATGATGAA atgatTGCCAAGGAAGGAGTCAGTGGCCTAAGTGTATCTGAACTGCAGAGCGCATGCAGAGCCAGAGGAATGCGGTCATTGGGTCTCTCGGAGGAGCAACTAAAGGAACAGCTCAGACAG TGGCTGGATCTGCATTTAAAAGAGAATGTTCCAccttctctgctcctgctttcCCGTGCCTTGTACTTAATAGATATAAAGCCACAATCTGTTCCAGTTCCACAAAATAAG ATAGGTGAAACTGCCGAAATCATGACATCCGTTCTCAAAGGTCAAGAGACGCTAGTGGATCCCGCCCCCATTGTACAGGGAAGAAAG aatGAAGAATTTGTATCTCAGCCAACAGAGAAATTGCCAGTCTCAGAAGTGTCAGTTAAGCCTCCCCCACGAGAG ACTAAAATGGAAGCATCTCAGAGCAGCAAGGCTGGCGCCAATGGAGTCTAG
- the LETM2 gene encoding LETM1 domain-containing protein LETM2, mitochondrial isoform X2, whose translation MLLARARLSFRGSHLLAHSNSPYAPAVAFVQLVDSHLNQTCIRDSENQPLPHSTRLGTCLPHSPAEVVRTFHTSACLRQQLRDEPPPHRSTVNQGTQPAKTPTKQVIESPVGKKSLRQKIVDELKHYYNGFHLLWIDTKVAARMVWRLLHGQILTRRERRRLLRTCADLFRLVPFLVFVIVPFMEFLLPVFLKLFPEMLPSTFETESKKEEKQKKKLNAKLELAKFLQETVAEMAKRNKADTGQGKQFSSYVHQIRHTGHQPSTQEIVRFSKLFEDELTLEHLERPQLVALCKLLELQPIGTNNLLRFQLLLRLRTIKADDEMIAKEGVSGLSVSELQSACRARGMRSLGLSEEQLKEQLRQWLDLHLKENVPPSLLLLSRALYLIDIKPQSVPVPQNKNEEFVSQPTEKLPVSEVSVKPPPRETKMEASQSSKAGANGV comes from the exons ATGCTCCTGGCAAGGGCCCGGTTGAG TTTCAGAGGCTCCCATCTTCTTGCGCACTCCAATTCTCCATATGCTCCAGCAGTTGCTTTTGTCCAACTAGTGGATTCTCATTTAAACCAGACTTGCATAAGAGACTCTGAAAACCAGCCACTGCCGCACTCCACACGGTTGGGCACCTGTCTACCTCACTCGCCAGCTGAAGTTGTGCGAACGTTTCACACGTCCGCCTGCTTACGTCAGCAGCTCCGAGATGAACCTCCACCCCACCGAAGTACTGTAAACCAGGGTACACAGCCTGCTAAAACTCCAACAAAACAAGTCATAGAGAGTCCCGTGGGCAAAAAGTCTTTACGCCAAAAAATTGTGGATGAACTGAAACATTATTACAATGGATTCCACTTGCTTTGGATTGACACCAAGGTGGCTGCCAGGATGGTGTGGAGGCTGTTACATGGTCAGATCCTCACTAGGAGGGAGAGACGAAGG TTGCTGAGAACTTGCGCAGATCTCTTCCGGCTGGTGCCCTTCCTGGTGTTTGTCATTGTCCCCTTCATGGAATTTCTGTTACCTGTGTTCTTGAAACTCTTCCCTGAAATGCTGCCCTCGACGTTTGAGACAGAGTCAAAAAAG gaagaaaagcagaaaaagaaattaaatgcaaagctGGAATTAGCAAAGTTCCTGCAGGAGACCGTTGCAGAGATGGCCAAAAGGAACAAAGCAGACACAGGACAAGGAAAACAATTCTCTTCTTACGTGCACCAG ATTCGTCACACCGGCCATCAGCCCAGTACCCAGGAGATCGTACGCTTCTCCAAGCTCTTTGAGGATGAGCTGACCCTGGAACACTTGGAACGGCCACAGTTGGTAGCTCTTTGCAAATTGCTTGAGCTGCAGCCCATTGGCACCAACAATCTGCTCcgctttcagctgctgctgagactCAGAACTATCAAGGCAGATGATGAA atgatTGCCAAGGAAGGAGTCAGTGGCCTAAGTGTATCTGAACTGCAGAGCGCATGCAGAGCCAGAGGAATGCGGTCATTGGGTCTCTCGGAGGAGCAACTAAAGGAACAGCTCAGACAG TGGCTGGATCTGCATTTAAAAGAGAATGTTCCAccttctctgctcctgctttcCCGTGCCTTGTACTTAATAGATATAAAGCCACAATCTGTTCCAGTTCCACAAAATAAG aatGAAGAATTTGTATCTCAGCCAACAGAGAAATTGCCAGTCTCAGAAGTGTCAGTTAAGCCTCCCCCACGAGAG ACTAAAATGGAAGCATCTCAGAGCAGCAAGGCTGGCGCCAATGGAGTCTAG
- the LETM2 gene encoding LETM1 domain-containing protein LETM2, mitochondrial isoform X1, giving the protein MLLARARLSFRGSHLLAHSNSPYAPAVAFVQLVDSHLNQTCIRDSENQPLPHSTRLGTCLPHSPAEVVRTFHTSACLRQQLRDEPPPHRSTVNQGTQPAKTPTKQVIESPVGKKSLRQKIVDELKHYYNGFHLLWIDTKVAARMVWRLLHGQILTRRERRRLLRTCADLFRLVPFLVFVIVPFMEFLLPVFLKLFPEMLPSTFETESKKEEKQKKKLNAKLELAKFLQETVAEMAKRNKADTGQGKQFSSYVHQIRHTGHQPSTQEIVRFSKLFEDELTLEHLERPQLVALCKLLELQPIGTNNLLRFQLLLRLRTIKADDEMIAKEGVSGLSVSELQSACRARGMRSLGLSEEQLKEQLRQWLDLHLKENVPPSLLLLSRALYLIDIKPQSVPVPQNKIGETAEIMTSVLKGQETLVDPAPIVQGRKNEEFVSQPTEKLPVSEVSVKPPPRETKMEASQSSKAGANGV; this is encoded by the exons ATGCTCCTGGCAAGGGCCCGGTTGAG TTTCAGAGGCTCCCATCTTCTTGCGCACTCCAATTCTCCATATGCTCCAGCAGTTGCTTTTGTCCAACTAGTGGATTCTCATTTAAACCAGACTTGCATAAGAGACTCTGAAAACCAGCCACTGCCGCACTCCACACGGTTGGGCACCTGTCTACCTCACTCGCCAGCTGAAGTTGTGCGAACGTTTCACACGTCCGCCTGCTTACGTCAGCAGCTCCGAGATGAACCTCCACCCCACCGAAGTACTGTAAACCAGGGTACACAGCCTGCTAAAACTCCAACAAAACAAGTCATAGAGAGTCCCGTGGGCAAAAAGTCTTTACGCCAAAAAATTGTGGATGAACTGAAACATTATTACAATGGATTCCACTTGCTTTGGATTGACACCAAGGTGGCTGCCAGGATGGTGTGGAGGCTGTTACATGGTCAGATCCTCACTAGGAGGGAGAGACGAAGG TTGCTGAGAACTTGCGCAGATCTCTTCCGGCTGGTGCCCTTCCTGGTGTTTGTCATTGTCCCCTTCATGGAATTTCTGTTACCTGTGTTCTTGAAACTCTTCCCTGAAATGCTGCCCTCGACGTTTGAGACAGAGTCAAAAAAG gaagaaaagcagaaaaagaaattaaatgcaaagctGGAATTAGCAAAGTTCCTGCAGGAGACCGTTGCAGAGATGGCCAAAAGGAACAAAGCAGACACAGGACAAGGAAAACAATTCTCTTCTTACGTGCACCAG ATTCGTCACACCGGCCATCAGCCCAGTACCCAGGAGATCGTACGCTTCTCCAAGCTCTTTGAGGATGAGCTGACCCTGGAACACTTGGAACGGCCACAGTTGGTAGCTCTTTGCAAATTGCTTGAGCTGCAGCCCATTGGCACCAACAATCTGCTCcgctttcagctgctgctgagactCAGAACTATCAAGGCAGATGATGAA atgatTGCCAAGGAAGGAGTCAGTGGCCTAAGTGTATCTGAACTGCAGAGCGCATGCAGAGCCAGAGGAATGCGGTCATTGGGTCTCTCGGAGGAGCAACTAAAGGAACAGCTCAGACAG TGGCTGGATCTGCATTTAAAAGAGAATGTTCCAccttctctgctcctgctttcCCGTGCCTTGTACTTAATAGATATAAAGCCACAATCTGTTCCAGTTCCACAAAATAAG ATAGGTGAAACTGCCGAAATCATGACATCCGTTCTCAAAGGTCAAGAGACGCTAGTGGATCCCGCCCCCATTGTACAGGGAAGAAAG aatGAAGAATTTGTATCTCAGCCAACAGAGAAATTGCCAGTCTCAGAAGTGTCAGTTAAGCCTCCCCCACGAGAG ACTAAAATGGAAGCATCTCAGAGCAGCAAGGCTGGCGCCAATGGAGTCTAG